The genomic interval TAATACAGGTTTGTATTAAAACCAACATAAACTACTCAGGAAATACTCCAACTCTAATTGGAGTACAACAATAAAAGAAACCAAGgaactataaataaaatttgttcttTAATGACTTCTTTAACCAATAAACTCTGTATAGGAACTACTGTAATCTACCTGACATACCCCAACTGTCTAAGCCAGAACCCAGAAGTATAAAAACAAGTATTGGGGTTTCGAAACTCTACCTCCGGTATCAGGCCAAAATTAGTTTTCGGTGTCTTGTTGTCGCTCACCCAAAATGCATTGCACATAATTGTCAAATCCCAGCAACTCGCTAGCCTTGCAATTGGTCATCTCCAAATCACCACCAATCAGACCCACTTGATTCATCAACCACAAGCTCCTCCCACTCGCAGGCATCGATGCCCAACCAATCAACTTCCCAACATCCTTGGAACTCAAAACCCCTTTCGCAACCCTAATCCTCGCGTCCCTAAAGGGAACCAAACACTTGTCCCTGGCAAAACCAACACACTTCTCCTTAGCCACGGCTAAACAATCCGCCATCTCACGCACTTCGCACTGCTCCCGCTCCTTCAGATCAGAAAGTGTGGAACCCGCCAGAGCCTTCCACCATGTAGGCTTACAGTTCCTGGAAGCACTCACGGCACATCCGATCCTCGCCCCCTCCTCGCACTGCTCAACGATTTTGCGCTCACAGGCTACGAACGAAGACGCCCACGCACGCGAGTCCCTAAAGGCGAGCACGTACGTTCCCGCCGACGGCTCGTCGGAGCGACCCGCCGGTAATGGTCCCCGGAGTAAGGATACGGGGCGGTCGAATTCGATGACGGTTGAAGAAGGTGAGTAGTCGACGACATTGTCGGGGACCGATGCATCCATTATTGCTAGTTAGGGTTTTAGAGGTTTAGGGTTAATCGGTTGGAAAACTCGAAAATCAAATGAGTGCTGAGGAGAGAAGGGGAATTGATAAGTGAAAGTGAATTCAGAC from Phaseolus vulgaris cultivar G19833 chromosome 1, P. vulgaris v2.0, whole genome shotgun sequence carries:
- the LOC137814247 gene encoding uncharacterized protein; translation: MDASVPDNVVDYSPSSTVIEFDRPVSLLRGPLPAGRSDEPSAGTYVLAFRDSRAWASSFVACERKIVEQCEEGARIGCAVSASRNCKPTWWKALAGSTLSDLKEREQCEVREMADCLAVAKEKCVGFARDKCLVPFRDARIRVAKGVLSSKDVGKLIGWASMPASGRSLWLMNQVGLIGGDLEMTNCKASELLGFDNYVQCILGERQQDTEN